The following are from one region of the Nicotiana tabacum cultivar K326 chromosome 3, ASM71507v2, whole genome shotgun sequence genome:
- the LOC107830883 gene encoding uncharacterized protein LOC107830883 encodes MDEFRESQKERIQEALDMGELTTSRDLNQEFGLSRACDTRWGSHFKSFNNFILMFGSILDVLESLVLDAHSTDKRAKAMRYLRACQTFEPDDCTFLHHYRVEVFCKIIDWQIQELNERFNEVTTYLLHGIACLNPINSFSSFNISKIMRMTELYLDDFDECSMGALENQLASYIIDIHHVDERFSDLHGLCDLSKRLVQTKKHSNYPLVFRLVKLALLLPVATASVERSFSAMKFIKNDLRSQMDDEFFSGCLVTYVEKIVFDNISNDAIIKIFQDMKPHRVQL; translated from the exons ATGGATGAATTTCGAGAATCTCAAAAAGAAAGAATTCAAGAGGCATTAGATATGGGCGAGCTTACAACCAGTAGGGACTTGAATCAAGAATTTGGTCTTTCAAGAGCATGTGATACTCGTTGGGGATCTCACTTTAAGTCTTTTAATAATTTTATTCTGATGTTTGGCTCTATTCTTGATGTTCTTGAATCTCTTGTTCTTGATGCACATTCTACAGATAAAAGAGCCAAGGCAATGAGATATCTCAGGGCTTGTCAAACATTTGAG CCTGATGATTGTACATTCTTACATCATTATCGGGTTGAAGTATTTTGCAAAATTATTGATTGGCAAATTCAAGAACTTAATGAACGTTTTAATGAAGTGACAACTTATTTGCTTCATGGAATTGCTTGTTTGAATCCAATTAACTCATTTTCAAGTTTTAACATCAGTAAAATAATGAGAATGACTGAGTTATATCTTGATGACTTTGATGAATGTAGTATGGGTGCTCTTGAGAATCAGCTTGCAAgttatattattgatattcatCATGTTGATGAAAGATTCTCCGATCTACATGGGCTTTGTGATCTTTCAAAAAGATTAGTTCAGACAAAGAAGCATTCAAATTATCCTCTTGTATTTCGCTTAGTGAAACTTGCTTTGCTTTTGCCCGTTGCTACTGCATCCGTTGAAAGATCTTTTTCGGCGATGAAGTTTATCAAGAATGACTTACGAAGTCAAATGGATGATGAGTTCTTTAGCGGTTGTTTGGTGACTTATGTAGAAAAAATTGTGTTTGACAATATTTCTAATGATgctattattaaaatatttcaaGATATGAAACCTCATCGAGTGCAGTTGTAA